In the Xanthobacteraceae bacterium genome, ATGCAGAGTTCGACGCATTCATCGCAGATGAAGACGGTCGGACCGGCGATCAGCTTCCGGACCTCGTGCTGGCTCTTGCCGCAGAATGAGCAATAAAGCGTGCTCTTGGATTCTCCGCCGCTGGCCTTGCTCATTCGCTTCTCCGTTCTTGCGCCGGCCGGAACTTCTGTTCCTGCCGTACTTTACCCCAGCCTACCCTGATCCGGCCGGATTGAATTCCCCTCGACCACCCTGCACTGCAACAGCGAAGCACGCTACCCGCGCCGGGATCAAGATTTCATTAAGCCTACCGCTCCGGACCTCTCCGAATCGTCAGGCGACAATTCTACGACCGAAATTCTATCGAAAGTGCTATCGGAACCGCAGACTCTGGCGCCTATCACCATGCAAGGGCGGGACCGCCCGGGAACCCGGCACCTGCTGCCAGAGCAGGCCCGATTGCGACGAACGGTCGCCCGGATGGGGTGAGACGTACCTGCCCGTCCTGTCTTGAAGGCGAATCGTCCCTCGCGGTGAAGTGAACCGCCGGGATGACCGACCCGGCTTACATGCGTTATCCTGCGGCACATTCAAGTGGCGGGGAACGCCACCGAGCAGACGCAGGGGAATACGATGTCCGGGGACGAAGGCAGCCAGACCAGAATCAAGGGGCTTGGCGAGAACCGCGAGGCCGACCTCGACGATATCTCGACCCAGTTGCTGCGCGACAAGTCCAATCAGGTCATCGGCCGCCTCACCGTGATCGAGGGTCCGGGCACCGACAAATCCGTGAAGGTCTATTCCGGGACCAATCAGGTCGGCCGCGGCGACGACCAGCGCGTGCAGCTCAATTTCGGCGATGACACCATCTCGCGGCATCAGCACGCCATCATCACCTACGACTCGAAACTGCTGGAAGCGCGTATCTATGACGGCGGCAAGCCCGGCGGCCTATGGGTCAACGGCGCACGCGTAAGCGAAAGCCAGACCATCAAGTACGGCGACAACATCAAGCTCGGCGAGACGACATTCCGCTTCGAAGCGCCGTAAACCAGACGCCTTCAATGAAAAATGCCGCCCTTGGGGCGGCGTTTTTTTTTGCGTCCGTGAAGTACCGACTAGGCGGCGTTCCGGAATTTGAAGTTCACACCATTCAGCGAGACGGT is a window encoding:
- a CDS encoding FHA domain-containing protein, with protein sequence MSGDEGSQTRIKGLGENREADLDDISTQLLRDKSNQVIGRLTVIEGPGTDKSVKVYSGTNQVGRGDDQRVQLNFGDDTISRHQHAIITYDSKLLEARIYDGGKPGGLWVNGARVSESQTIKYGDNIKLGETTFRFEAP